The DNA region GAGGTGAAGCGCGCGCCCATATAGGTCGCGACGCCGATGAAGCCGGGAAACCGCGCCAGGAACCAGTGCAGCCGGTCGACATTCTGGTCGCTGGTGAGGGTGGTCAGCAGCGTCTGCGGCCCGGGGTCGTTGTCGGGATAGTCGAACGGCTCCATCGGCACCTGCAGCAGCACCTCGTGGCCCTGGGTGCGGGCGCGGGCGACGACGCGGTCGAGGTCGGTGCCATAGGGCGCGAAGGCCAGCGTCACCTCGGGCGGCAGCTTGGCGATCGCCTCGCTGGTGCCGTTGGCGCTGATGCCGAGCCCGCCGACGACGATGGCAATACGCGGCATCGCCGACTTGCCGGGGGCGATGGCGGGGGCCGGACGGGCGTAGGTCTCGAACGGGCGGGTGCCGTCGGCGGCGATGCGCGGCACGGCGCCGTGGCGGGCCTTTTCGACCAGCCGCGGGTCGGGCGCGGGCGCCAGCCGGTCGCCGGCCACCGGGACGTCGTTGATCTTGCCGCTGCGGCCGTCGATGACGGCAACGGAGGGCCCGTCGGGCGCGCTCGATGCCCCCTCGCCGGCCGGGCCTTCGGCGCCCGGCGCCGCCCCGGCCGCGGCGTTGGCGGTGGATTGGGGCGACGACGGCACGCCGGCGGGCGCGCCGGAAGGCGTCGCCGCGGGGGCGGTGCCCTCGATGCGGGTGCGAGCGATCGGCTCGCCGCCCAAGGGGTCGTCGACCACGCCGATCCAGCCGATGGCGGCGGCGACCACGAGGCCGGCGGCGACGGTGATCACCGGCAGCGGCCGAACCCGCGCCAGTCCCTTGCCGAAGGCGCGTAAGCGCGCACCGGCGGACCGCTTCGCCGCCTCCTGCGCGGTGCCGAGAGGCCGCTGAAGATCATCGACCGACATGCGTGTCCCGCTGACTGTGCTGGCGAAGTCGAAGCCGCAGAAATCGAATCATGCGGCAGTCTATCACGCCGGCTTGGCACCACCGGCGCGCCGCATCGACGGTCGAGCCGGATCGGCCGATCCGTCGTTTCTATCCGCCCCCGGCGATCGCCGGTCCCGTCGACAAATCCGCGCCCGTCACGCCGGTGGGGGCCAGACAAAACGCACAAGCCAAAACGCGCAACACGAAACCGCTCGGCCGAA from Blastochloris tepida includes:
- a CDS encoding divergent polysaccharide deacetylase family protein, giving the protein MSVDDLQRPLGTAQEAAKRSAGARLRAFGKGLARVRPLPVITVAAGLVVAAAIGWIGVVDDPLGGEPIARTRIEGTAPAATPSGAPAGVPSSPQSTANAAAGAAPGAEGPAGEGASSAPDGPSVAVIDGRSGKINDVPVAGDRLAPAPDPRLVEKARHGAVPRIAADGTRPFETYARPAPAIAPGKSAMPRIAIVVGGLGISANGTSEAIAKLPPEVTLAFAPYGTDLDRVVARARTQGHEVLLQVPMEPFDYPDNDPGPQTLLTTLTSDQNVDRLHWFLARFPGFIGVATYMGARFTSSESALAPVMREVTRRGLMFLDDGSSQRSVTREIAGGLGTTFARADVVLDAAASPVAIDNALMRLERMAGERGSAVGFATALPVSIDRVARWAKEVETRGYLLVPLSATVARGKKGA